Proteins from a single region of Cydia strobilella chromosome 2, ilCydStro3.1, whole genome shotgun sequence:
- the LOC134755011 gene encoding chymotrypsin-1-like produces MWGVLFKVFLTVIMVSLLLVVFGIIPLLVSSEFYSSEKQADWERIVGGTKAANGSYPYQASLRVYGVWHFCGASILTPRVILTAAHCVERMRPQYLKVVVGTNQLLSGGTPYGVRKIVYHENYDNYEIVNDIAIVFTQEEMEFSSTVDAIELNDEPVEKGEDLILTGWGTTSYPGRLPNDLMQLELKAITYEECKKAHEDINAVYETQICALTKRGEGACHGDSGGPLVREGRQIGVVSWGIPCARGKPDVYTKVEAFMGWIEKTLGDDDEDHWRYVNRKMEEAGRRKTNRHRNVRF; encoded by the exons ATGTGGGGAGTAttgtttaaagtatttttaactgTCATCATGGTTTCGTTGTTATTGGTTGTGTTTGGGATAATCCCGTTATTAG TGTCCTCCGAGTTCTACTCGTCAGAGAAGCAAGCTGATTGGGAGAGAATCGTTGGCGGCACTAAGGCCGCCAACGGGTCCTATCCCTACCAGGCTTCGCTAAGGGTCTACGGCGTGTGGCACTTCTGTGGAGCCTCCATTTTGACCCCTAGGGTCATCCTAACAGCAGCACATTGCGTGGAACG CATGCGCCCTCAATACCTCAAAGTGGTCGTCGGCACCAACCAACTTCTCTCCGGCGGGACCCCGTACGGGGTTCGTAAGATCGTCTACCACGAGAACTACGACAACTACGAGATCGTCAACGACATAGCCATCGTGTTCACGCAG GAGGAGATGGAGTTTAGCAGCACGGTGGACGCTATTGAGCTTAACGATGAGCCGGTCGAGAAAGGGGAAGATCTGATCTTGACGGGATGGGGGACGACATCT TACCCCGGCCGCCTCCCCAATGACCTGATGCAGTTGGAACTGAAGGCCATCACATACGAGGAGTGCAAGAAGGCCCACGAAGACATTAACGCGGTCTACGAAACTCAGATCTGCGCGCTGACTAAGAGGGGAGAAGGGGCTTGTCAT GGAGACTCAGGAGGTCCCTTGGTCCGCGAGGGGCGGCAGATCGGCGTCGTGTCGTGGGGCATTCCCTGCGCCAGGGGCAAGCCGGATGTTTACACTAAA gTGGAAGCTTTCATGGGCTGGATAGAGAAGACCCTCGGGGACGATGATGAAGATCACTGGAGATACGTCAACAGGAAGATGGAAGAGGCTGGAAGGAGGAAGACAAACAGACACCGGAACGTCCGATTTTAA
- the LOC134755504 gene encoding uncharacterized protein LOC134755504: MWRLVALGVLWGSVWSQFFDCHDDPSYDPEEGQVTELQYSWLGALQYIHVKNGTPHYFRVPRVVLISRQFVLTTAVDAAVIPHGYALGNVIFGDYERDEVECETTVQALANLKAECEPAILVMPIADVLIHPEFKHFGARSSVALLKLITTVKSRYVLPVCLPFRNFLERSTGKLMEERLYHIDFASDVPRDFVEEDKEITRISLLPRELCYIYDLPENNTRLKKERIACTTGCGFRSGAPSLVHEHTGHWSVVALAHGGTPCPDPLRSHRPPAPPRHTVLYPYVPWITAAITGKPLGAFSKDDPFGFVMPRASPYDQVGHAWVGHWWMGGVRCYDRGDAALDIFRFYQEIFRVKPIALSRVNYHLEIVSPREAIIICVKVGMPFQIGQPRVYDLDSPEVSVDIPLLQFNHQYSFEVEAWGYNHTESQSSDSQADDSDYQD; encoded by the exons ATGTGGCGGTTGGTGGCTTTAGGCGTTCTTTGGG GTTCAGTGTGGAGTCAGTTCTTTGACTGCCACGATGACCCCAGCTACGACCCCGAGGAAGGTCAGGTCACAGAGCTGCAATACTCCTGGCTAGGCGCCTTGCAGTATATACATG TCAAAAACGGGACCCCCCACTACTTCAGGGTGCCACGAGTGGTGCTAATTAGTCGGCAGTTCGTGTTGACCACGGCAGTGGATGCGGCTGTAATTCCACATGGATATGCTTT AGGAAACGTGATTTTCGGCGACTACGAGCGAGACGAAGTGGAATGCGAGACTACAGTCCAAGCCCTCGCCAACCTGAAGGCGGAGTGCGAGCCAGCCATCCTGGTGATGCCAATAGCTGATGTCCTGATCCATCCGGAGTTTAAGCACTTCGGGGCCAGGAGTAGCGTGGCGTTGCTCAAGCTTATCACTACTGTGAAGTCCA GATACGTATTGCCGGTGTGCCTGCCCTTCAGGAATTTCCTCGAGCGCAGCACCGGCAAGCTGATGGAGGAAAGGCTTTACCACATTGACTTTGCCAGTG ATGTCCCCCGAGATTTTGTAGAGGAAGACAAGGAAATCACCAGGATCAGCCTGCTGCCACGTGAGCTCTGCTACATATACGACTTGCCAGAA AACAACACGAGACTGAAGAAGGAACGCATTGCCTGTACGACTGGCTGCGGGTTCCGTTCTGGCGCCCCGAGCCTCGTTCACGAGCACACTGGACATTGGTCCGTTGTCGCTCTCGCACATG GCGGTACACCTTGCCCCGACCCGCTGCGGTCCCATCGGCCTCCAGCACCCCCTCGCCACACAGTACTCTACCCTTACGTTCCCTGGATAACAGCCGCCATTACTGGCAAACCCCTGGGTGCTTTCTCCAAAGATGATCCATTCG GGTTCGTGATGCCCCGCGCGTCCCCCTACGACCAAGTCGGCCACGCCTGGGTGGGTCATTGGTGGATGGGTGGCGTGCGTTGTTATGACAGAGGAGATGCTGCCTTAGACATCTTCAGGTTCTATCAGGAGATCTTCAGGGTTAAGCCTATTGCGCTGTCCAGGGTCAACTATCATTTAGAG ATCGTGTCTCCGAGAGAAGCTATCATTATCTGCGTGAAGGTTGGCATGCCGTTCCAGATCGGTCAGCCCAGGGTCTACGATTTAGACTCCCCTGAGGTTTCG GTGGACATTCCCCTTCTGCAGTTCAATCACCAGTATAGCTTCGAGGTGGAGGCCTGGGGCTACAATCATACCGAGTCCCAGTCTTCCGACAGCCAGGCCGACGACTCCGATTACCAAGACTAA